In Fusarium fujikuroi IMI 58289 draft genome, chromosome FFUJ_chr08, one genomic interval encodes:
- a CDS encoding related to ADH2-alcohol dehydrogenase II, whose translation MALPKTYKAASFDASGAKLVIKEVELQQPGPGFILAKVLACGICHSDSWVQQGRFGDLFPRVPGHELVGDVVAVGDGVTSVNVGERVGGAWHGGHDGTCRSCQTGSFQLCDNGAINGVTMDGGYAEYVLLHAEAAVRIPSDADPAEVAPLLCAGVTVFNAIRRIGVLQGGLVAVQGLGGLGHLALQYASKMGYTVVAMSAGSEKKDFAMKLGAHHYIDSSKEDLCEALQKLGGANMILSTAPNAEAVSPLTGGLAALGKLVVLSPLGPVEFNTVHMIMKNLSVHGWNTGHQQDSEDAIAFAHTHGIKCIIEKFDFATQHQEAFEKMESGNVRFRSVMTM comes from the exons ATGGCTCTCCCCAAGACGTATAAAGCTGCCTCTTTTGATGCGAGTGGCGCGAAGCTGGTAATCAAAGAAGTCGAACTTCAACAACCTGGCCCAGGCTTCATCTTGGCCAAAGTTCTCGCATGCGGCATCTGTCACTCTGATTCGTGGGTGCAGCAAGGTCGTTTTGGAGATTTGTTTCCTCGCGTACCGGGTCATGAACTCGTTGGAGATGTCGTTGCTGTCGGTGATGGCGTAACCAGCGTCAACGTGGGCGAGCGTGTTGGTGGTGCCTGGCATGGCG GACACGATGGAACATGCCGTTCCTGCCAAACTGGATCATTCCAACTTTGTGACAACGGCGCTATTAACGGCGTGACCATGGATGGTGGTTACGCAGAATACGTCCTTCTTCACGCCGAAGCTGCCGTCCGAATCCCCTCCGACGCAGACCCCGCGGAAGTCGCCCCTCTCCTCTGCGCTGGAGTGACCGTCTTCAATGCTATTCGCAGGATCGGGGTCCTCCAAGGTGGTCTGGTAGCTGTCCAAGGTCTAGGCGGACTGGGTCATCTGGCGCTTCAGTACGCCTCCAAGATGGGATACACCGTCGTTGCCATGAGCGCTGGGAGCGAGAAAAAGGACTTTGCGATGAAGTTGGGCGCCCATCATTACATCGACTCCAGCAAAGAAGATCTCTGCGAGGCGCTGCAGAAGCTTGGAGGGGCTAACATGATCCTGTCAACGGCCCCGAATGCAGAGGCAGTCAGCCCTCTCACAGGGGGCCTTGCGGCTCTTGGTAAGCTGGTCGTCCTCTCACCTCTTGGACCGGTTGAGTTTAATACGGTTCACATGATCATGAAGAATCTCAGTGTGCATGGATGGAACACGGGACATCAGCAGGATTCGGAGGATGCTATCGCATTTGCGCATACGCATGGCATCAAGTGTATCATTGAGAAGTTTGACTTTGCGACTCAGCACCAAGAGGcctttgagaagatggagagtgGAAACGTTCGCTTCAGGTCTGTTATGACTATGTAG
- a CDS encoding FOX-2 multifunctional beta-oxidation protein: MSQTKLTSLQGRVAIVTGAGGGLGREYALLLASYGAKVVVNDYGGSLSGQRGTISRAQTVVDEIKAKGGEAIADGHDISVQSEVQELVQDTLAAYGTIHILVNNAGTAGEASSHDNVNVQSFRRTWEIAALGTVMLIGAVYPTMENQGYGRIVNTSSDSLIGMGAGGDGGYVSSKGATFGLTRDLGRMSPKHGIKINGVLPSAASRMSDLSPVIKRITREYFHTHLVADFVVALCSAECPVSGELFSVGGGRAARTTLATVPGHSRATGPEDYLAHFDKVIGTTDELFVPKDTLDLVSYAIKQATGTDVGVITLD; this comes from the exons ATGTCCCAAACGAAATTGACGTCTCTTCAAGGCCGCGTTGCCATCGTGACT GGTGCAGGAGGCGGCCTCGGCAGGGAGTATGCTCTTCTGCTCGCGTCGTATGGCGCAAAAGTAGTCGTCAATGACTATGGGGGCTCTCTCAGTGGCCAACGTGGCACTATATCCCGTGCGCAAACcgtcgttgatgagatcaaagcAAAGGGTGGAGAGGCCATCGCAGATGGCCATGATATCTCTGTCCAGAGCGAAGTCCAAGAGCTTGTGCAGGATACGCTAGCGGCATACGGAACTATTCACATCCTTGTCAACAATGCAGGCACTGCTGGTGAAGCTAGCTCACATGACAATGTGAACGTCCAATCCTTCCGCCGGACGTGGGAGATCGCTGCGCTGGGTACAGTTATGCTCATTGGTGCAGTTTATCCTACCATGGAGAATCAAGGGTATGGGAGGATAGTCAATACTTCGTCTGACAGTCTCATCGGCATGGGAGcgggtggtgatggtggttaTGTGTCAAGCAAAGGCGCAACCTTTGGTTTGACCCGCGATCTTGGGCGCATGAGTCCCAAGCATGGTATCAAGATCAACGGCGTTCTCCCCTCAGCAGCATCCCGCATGTCGGACTTGTCGCCTGTTATCAAGAGGATTACGAGAGAGTATTTCCACACGCATCTCGTGGCGGATTTTGTGGTGGCGTTGTGCAGCGCGGAGTGTCCGGTATCTGGAGAGCTGTTtagtgttggtggtgggagAGCCGCGAGAACGACGTTGGCTACGGTGCCTGGGCATTCTCGCGCGACGGGTCCGGAAGATTATTTGGCTCATTTCGATAAGGTTATCGGTACTACGGATGAGCTGTTTGTTCCCAAGGATACGTTGGATTTAGTGTCTTATGCGATAAAGCAAGCAACAGGGACTGATGTAGGAGTGATAACCTTAGACTAG
- a CDS encoding probable subtilisin-like serine protease — MVRLGLTALLFAGLSAAVQDTEQGTAVTHVPGAYIFEFEENHDTAKFYRTADDKYTTRVKFDYDLFKGVSIQFDDVSTAEDMAAKMAALPAVKNMWPVKVYSIPKPRIEWTATPGMKAPLKKRDLNDTADTFSPHVQVQVDKLREKGITGHGIKVAVVDTGIDYKHPALGGCFGPDCLVSFGTDLVGDKYDGFNAVYPDEDPMDCQGHGSHVAGIIAAQENEYGFTGAAPGVTLGAYRVFGCSGEAGNDVLIAAFNQAYQDGADIITASIGGPSGWSEEPWAVAVSRIVEKGVPCTVSAGNSGDVGMFYASTAANGNKVMAIASYDNSDYVSLLNISHYTVDNSSKKIDFGSTAGSPAAWGDVTLPLWAPNLDPTVPNGGCDAYPEDTPDLSKYIVLVRRGSCTFVQKAQNAAKHGAKYFLVYNNAASGASAIDVSTVEGIVAAGMVPAKTGVKWVELLKAGSTVTLEMSDGSDGKVILEESKNNVTGGAVSTYSSWGPTWELDVKPQFGSPGGNILSTYPLKKGGYAVLSGTSMACPLVAGVIALIAEVRGTLDPEVLENLLSSTSNPTLFNDGAKFYDYLAPVPQQGGGLIQAYDAAYSTLLLSRSSLAFNDTDHFTEVLNFTLHNTGKTDLDLSISHVPTKSVYTLAEDSIYASEFPNDVADGHASLKFSEAKVSVGAGDSVTIEVLPTPPEGLDAKRLALWSGYIAINGTDVSLSLPYQGLTGSLHDSKVLASDDTWISKSNDKDELNPVPANTTFVLPVKGQNATDEKPAPALAWKLALGSAKLEAELIPVSGNSTAKSLGAPAGFPTLWNPMGKGSVVWNGKLADGGYAPAGKYKVAYRALRIFGDEKKESDWDKSESPVFGVRYP, encoded by the exons ATGGTCCGTCTAGGATTGACGGCTCTGCTTTTCGCAGGGCTGTCCGCTGCCGTCCAAGACACTGAGCAGGGTACCGCTGTTACGCACGTCCCAGGTGCCTACATCTTCGAGTTTGAGGAGAACCAC GATACTGCCAAGTTCTACAGAACTGCTGATGACAAGTACACCACCCGCGTCAAGTTCGACTACGACCTGTTCAAGGGCGTTTCTATCCAGTTTGACGATGTTTCTACCGCTGAGGACATGGCTGCCAAGATGGCGGCTCTTCCCGCTGTCAAGAACATGTGGCCTGTCAAGGTCTACAGCATTCCTAAGCCTCGCATTGAGTGGACTGCCACGCCTGGCATGAAGGCTCCTCTCAAGAAGCGTGATCTGAATGATACTGCTGATACATTCTCACCTCACGTTCAGGTCCAGGTTGATAAGCTTCGGGAGAAGGGTATTACTGGCCATGGTATCAAGGTCGCTGTTGTCGACACTGGT ATTGACTACAAGCACCCTGCGCTTGGTGGTTGCTTCGGTCCTGATTGTCTTGTTTCCTTCGGTActgatcttgttggtgataaGTACGATGGCTTCAATGCCGTCTACCCCGATGAGGACCCCATGGATTGCCAAGGCCACGGATCTCACGTCGCTGGTATTATTGCCGCCCAAGAGAACGAGTACGGTTTCACTGGTGCTGCTCCTGGAGTCACTCTTGGCGCCTACCGTGTCTTCGGATGCTCTGGAGAGGCCGGCAATGACGTTCTCATCGCCGCTTTCAACCAAGCTTACCAGGATGGCGCTGACATCATCACTGCTTCTATCGGTGGCCCCAGTGGCTGGTCTGAGGAGCCCTGGGCTGTTGCCGTCTCTCGCATCGTTGAGAAGGGTGTCCCCTGCACCGTCTCTGCTGGTAACTCTGGTGATGTCGGTATGTTCTACGCCAGCACTGCTGCCAACGGTAACAAGGTCATGGCTATCGCTTCCTACGACAACAGCGACTACGTCTctctcctcaacatctctcACTACACCGTtgacaacagcagcaagaagatcgacTTTGGTTCCACTGCTGGCAGCCCTGCTGCTTGGGGCGACGTcactcttcctctttgggcTCCTAACCTGGATCCTACAGTTCCCAACGGCGGCTGTGACGCTTACCCTGAGGATACTCCTGATCTTAGCAAGTACATCGTCTTGGTCCGTCGTGGAAGCTGTACCTTTGTCCAGAAGGCCCAGAACGCTGCTAAGCATGGTGCCAAGTACTTCCTCGTCTACAACAACGCTGCCAGTGGTGCTTCAGCCATTGATGTCTCGACCGTTGAGGGTATCGTTGCTGCCGGTATGGTCCCCGCTAAGACTGGTGTCAAGTGGGTTGAGCTTCTTAAGGCTGGATCTACCGTCACTCTCGAGATGTCTGATGGCTCCGATGGAAAGGTCATTCTTGAGGAGAGCAAGAACAATGTTACTGGTGGCGCTGTGAGCACTTATTCCTCTTGGGGTCCTACCTGGGAACTCGATGTCAAGCCCCAGTTTGGCTCTCCTGGTGGAAACATCCTCTCGACCTACCCTCTCAAGAAGGGCGGTTATGCCGTCCTTTCTGGAACTTCCATGGCCTGCCCCTTGGTTGCTGGAGTTATTGCCCTTATTGCCGAGGTCCGCGGTACTCTTGACCCCGAAGTCCTTGAGAACCTCTTGTCGTCTACTTCCAACCCTACTCTTTTCAATGATGGCGCCAAGTTCTACGACTACCTTGCTCCTGTCCCCCAACAGGGTGGTGGTTTGATCCAAGCCTATGATGCTGCGTACTCTACCCTCCTCTTGAGCCGCTCTAGCTTGGCTTTCAACGACACCGACCACTTCACCGAGGTTCTCAACTTCACTCTTCACAACACTGGTAAGACAGATCTCGATCTCAGTATCTCTCATGTTCCTACCAAGAGCGTCTACACTCTTGCCGAGGACAGCATCTATGCTTCTGAGTTCCCCAACGATGTTGCCGATGGCCACGCCAGCCTCAAGTTCAGCGAAGCCAAGGTCAGCGTCGGTGCTGGTGACTCTGTTACCATTGAGGTCTTGCCTACTCCTCCTGAGGGTCTTGATGCTAAGCGTCTCGCACTTTGGTCCGGATACATCGCCATCAACGGAACTGATGTCTCCCTGTCTCTTCCTTACCAAGGCCTCACCGGTTCTCTCCACGACTCCAAGGTCCTCGCCTCCGACGATACCTGGATCAGCAAGTCCAACGACAAGGACGAGCTCAATCCCGTTCCCGCCAATACCACCTTCGTTCTTCCCGTCAAGGGCCAGAACGCTACTGACGAGAAGCCCGCTCCTGCTCTGGCATGGAAGCTCGCCCTCGGATccgccaagcttgaggctgaactCATTCCCGTCTCTGGTAACTCCACTGCCAAGAGCCTGGGAGCACCTGCTGGCTTCCCTACTCTTTGGAACCCCATGGGCAAGGGATCCGTTGTTTGGAACGGAAAGTTGGCTGACGGAGGATATGCACCTGCTGGAAAGTACAAGGTTGCTTATAGGGCTCTGAGAATCTTcggcgatgagaagaaggagagtgATTGGGACAAGTCGGAGTCACCCGTCTTTGGTGTGAGGTACCCTTGA
- a CDS encoding related to laccase 2, which translates to MWITDACKAVVLSFVAVFHYPSVSNEGPHQDVMTFTHGHSTPEIDYPYFESPSGPDQDGKVFTCNYTDLKGWKPCTTKDDRSCWLKGPYGQNFTTKTDYENFWPIGITREYHLNVTDQSINGDGVDNPFGKVFNGKYPGPWIQACWGDLIKVTVHNHLKYNGTTIHWHGLRQLETFEMDGVNGVTQCPIAPGDSYTYTFRAVQYGTSWYHSHYSLQYADGLAGPITIYGPSSAPFDEGRNPILITDWSHRSAFQSWQRELVPNPTRPMMNGVLINGVGNFAGSFPRERFNMTVTKGKKYVLRVINTSVDTTWIFSIDNHNFTVMSTDFVPIHPYSVSHLVLGIGQRYHIVLDANPTNTTKMPANPDGNYWVRTVGAVGCKGFEPGNEPDERQGILRYNASSKLVPTTFRENYSLECRDEAYDRLSPVYEWNVDKVKINYTKSQFDIGLSKFAHRPELMDNFTWWAFGENPLWLNFSNPTILNLKNTTWNPDYAVDLVVPDEKKDKWVYIAITAPPAPMKTKPNRAFAPVAHPLHLHGHDFALLAQGTNFSDLDTGKVNLKFDNPPRRDVALLPAGGYLVVAFKADNPGSWLFHCHIAWHASSGLAIQILEQQKLLNRILDQYPEKMKEVNRVCDNWNKWFKNDTNLWNAHIFQDDSGI; encoded by the exons ATGTGGATTACAGACGCCTGCAAGGCTGTCGTCTTGTCCTTTGTGGCGGTATTTCACTACCCGTCCGTCTCCAACGAGGGGCCGCATCAAGATGTCATGACCTTCACCCACGGTCACTCCACACCAGAGATCGACTACCCATATTTCGAATCACCAAGTGGTCCTGACCAGGACGGCAAGGTCTTCACGTGTAATTACACAGATCTCAAGGGCTGGAAGCCATGCACAACTAAAGATGATCGCTCGTGTTGGTTGAAGGGTCCATACGGGCAGAACTTCACTACCAAGACTGATTATGAGAACTTCTGGCCTATTGGAATCACAAGAGAG TATCACCTCAACGTTACTGATCAATCCATCAACGGCGATGGTGTCGATAATCCATTTGGCAAGGTCTTTAATGGCAAGTATCCTGGCCCTTGGATTCAAGCCTGCTGGGGCGACCTGATTAAAGTCACCGTCCACAACCATCTCAAGTACAATGGTACAACCATTCACTGGCACGGTCTACGGCAACTCGAGACCTTTGAGATGGACGGTGTCAACGGCGTAACTCAATGCCCTATTGCTCCTGGAGACAGCTATACCTACACCTTCCGTGCTGTCCAATACGGTACATCGTGGTACCACAGCCATTATTCTCTGCAGTATGCCGATGGCTTGGCTGGCCCTATCACTATTTACgggccttcttctgctccatTCGATGAGGGACGAAACCCGATTCTTATCACCGATTGGAGTCACCGCAGTGCGTTCCAGTCATGGCAGAGAGAGTTGGTGCCAAATCCTACAAGACCTATGATGAATGGTGTTTTGATCAATGGCGTGGGGAACTTTGCTGGTAGTTTCCCTCGCGAGCGATTCAACATGACAGTTACCAAG GGCAAGAAGTATGTTCTTCGTGTGATCAACACTTCCGTCGACACAACATGGATCTTCAGCATTGACAATCACAACTTCACTGTTATGTCGACCGACTTTGTGCCGATCCATCCCTACTCAGTCTCTCACCTTGTCCTAGGAATCG GTCAGAGGTACCATATTGTCCTTGATGCCAATCCCACCAACACTACGAAGATGCCTGCAAACCCAGACGGGAACTACTGGGTCCGAACTGTGGGAGCAGTTGGCTGTAAGGGCTTCGAGCCAGGTAATGAACCCGACGAGCGTCAAGGTATTCTGCGGTACAATGCATCGAGCAAACTTGTTCCGACAACGTTTCGAGAGAATTATTCTTTAGAATGCCGAGATGAGGCCTATGATCGACTCAGCCCGGTCTATGAGTGGAATgttgacaaggtcaagatcaACT ACACCAAGAGCCAGTTCGATATTGGCCTGTCCAAGTTTGCTCACAGGCCTGAGCTGATGGACAATTTCACCTGGTGGGCCTTTGGCGAGAACCCACTCTGGctcaacttctccaaccCTACCATCCTGAACCTCAAGAACACTACATGGAATCCTGACTACGCCGTTGATCTTGTTGTAcctgacgagaagaaggataaatGGGTCTACATCGCAATCACAgcacctccagctccaatGAAGACCAAGCCCAACAGAGCCTTTGCTCCTGTTGCTCATCCT CTCCATCTTCACGGCCACGACTTTGCCCTTCTAGCGCAAGGTACAAACTTCTCAGACCTGGACACAGGGAAGGTGAATCTTAAGTTTGACAACCCTCCTCGTCGAGACGTGGCACTTCTTCCAGCTGGAGGATATCTTGTCGTTGCCTTCAAGGCTGACAACCCTGGCTCTTGGTTGTTCCACTGCCACATCGCATGGCATGCGTCTAGCGGTCTGGCCATTCAGATCCTGGAGCAACAGAAATTGCTGAATAGGATCTTGGATCAGTATCCCGAGAAAATGAAGGAGGTAAACAGGGTTTGTGATAACTGGAATAAGTGGTTCAAGAATGATACGAACCTTTGGAATGCCCATATCTTCCAGGATGACTCGGGTATCTAA
- a CDS encoding related to general amidase gives MYWETTVKQKREDRDGAIQNCEAQLPAVNDESVVPEHADISSLLEQLRTRKITAEKLVSVTIRRAIASHNETNCLSEPLFDSALERAKSLDEYFQKHQKLIGPLHGIPVSVKDQFNVVGVDTTLGYVGRSFKPASDNAVMVSILEKLGAVIITKTVIPQSIMYGETESPLWGLTTYPGRPELSPGGSSGGEATLMRMSGSLGGWATDIGGSIRVPSHLCGLFGLKPSSGRFSYSGAANSHEGQSHVPSSIGPMSPSLPNLITLTKECLLAEPWKLDPGVVPIPWRQADFEGVQNRKLTIGIILDDGVVRPHPEIQEAVRRAVAIFKKAGHNVIPWSTADHSSCIEIQDQFYRADGGEDIKTEVAVAGEPMIAHVEALVNSSKPISVYEYWQLNRRKTAAQEAYNKKWTTTAGLEDGECVDVIISPVSPHTAVPHRSSRWTGYSKIWNFLDYTAMSFPFAKFGSPGDPTSSSIHVAAADEARQSYLHDYAPRNKIDEWIRGLYDPEAMQGLDIGVQIIGRRYEEEKVLGVASLLEKLI, from the exons ATGTATTGGGAGACTACCGTGAAGCAGAAAAGGGAGGATCGTGATGGTGCCATCCAAAACTGCGAGGCTCAGCTCCCCGCCGTCAACGATGAGAGCGTCGTCCCAGAACATGCCGATATTTCCTCCCTTCTCGAACAattgaggacgaggaagataACAGCCGAGAAACTGGTCTCTGTTACTATCCGCAG GGCCATCGCTTCACACAATGAG ACAAACTGCCTCAGCGAGCCTTTGTTCGATAGTGCACTTGAACGCGCGAAAAGTCTCGATGAGTACTTCcagaaacaccaaaaacTCATTGGTCCTCTCCATGGCATTCCGGTCTCGGTGAAAGACCAATTCAACGTCGTTGGCGTCGATACTACGCTAGGCTATGTCGGCCGCTCATTCAAACCCGCCAGCGATAACGCCGTGATGGTAAGCATTCTGGAGAAGCTAGGTGCAGTCATCATAACGAAGACAGTTATTCCTCAGAGCATCATGTATGGCGAAACTGAAAGCCCGCTTTGGGGGTTGACTACATATCCTGGCAGACCCGAGCTTTCACCAGGTGGTTCATCAGGTGGAGAGGCTACTCTGATGCGAATGTCTGGATCACTTGGGGGCTGGGCAACTGACATTGGCGGCTCAATCCGCGTTCCAAGTCACCTATGCGGCCTTTTTGGGCTGAAGCCTTCGTCTGGTCGGTTTTCATACTCCGGTGCAGCAAACTCTCATGAGGGACAGTCTCATGTTCCTTCATCAATTGGTCCCATGAGTCCATCGCTCCCGAACCTCATCACTTTGACCAAGGAATGTCTGCTAGCAGAACCATGGAAGCTTGATCCGGGCGTCGTCCCGATTCCATGGCGACAGGCCGATTTTGAGGGCGTGCAGAACCGAAAACTCACCATCGGCATTATCCTTGACGACGGGGTCGTGCGACCTCATCCCGAAATCCAAGAGGCCGTTCGCCGTGCGGTGGCAATCTTCAAAAAGGCTGGGCATAATGTCATTCCGTGGAGTACAGCAGACCACTCAAGCTGCATCGAGATTCAGGATCAGTTCTACCGTGCAGACGGTGGGGAGGATATCAAGACCGAAGTCGCTGTTGCAGGCGAGCCGATGATTGCCCATGTCGAGGCGCTCGTCAACTCGTCCAAGCCGATATCGGTGTATGAATACTGGCAACTCAACCGCCGAAAGACGGCAGCACAGGAGGCTTACAATAAGAAATGGACTACAACTGCTGGTCTAGAGGACGGAGAATGCGTCGACGTTATCATCAGCCCTGTATCGCCTCATACAGCTGTGCCGCACAGGTCGAGCAGATGGACTGGCTACTCCAAGATATGGAACTTTCTCGACTACACAGCCATGTCGTTCCCATTTGCAAAATTTGGTAGCCCGGGAGATCCAACATCGTCTAGTATACATGTCGCTGCGGCTGACGAAGCACGCCAGAGTTATCTACATGATTATGCGCCGCGCAATAAAATTGATGAGTGGATAAGGGGACTCTACGATCCTGAAGCGATGCAGGGGCTTGATATTGGAGTACAGATCATTGGGAGGAGGtatgaagaggaaaaggtgTTGGGCGTGGCGTCACTGTTGGAAAAACTCATCTAA